In the genome of Excalfactoria chinensis isolate bCotChi1 unplaced genomic scaffold, bCotChi1.hap2 Scaffold_68, whole genome shotgun sequence, one region contains:
- the LOC140265131 gene encoding olfactory receptor 14J1-like, translating to MSYDRYVAICKPLHYGTLMDSRACATMAAAAWGAGVLNSLLHTVITFSLPLCQGNVVNQFFCEIPQILKLSCSASYLREVVVLLFSVSLVFGCFVFIVVSYVQIFMAVLRMPSEQGRHKAFSTCLPHLAVVSLFLSTAFFAHLKPPSISSPLLDLTVALLYAVVPSTLNPIIYSMRNREIKHALSKVLQHALFQLP from the coding sequence atgtcctatgaccgctacgttgccatctgcaagcccctgcactacgggaccttgatggacagcagagcttgtgccaccatggcagcagctgcctggggcgctggggttctcaattccctgctgcacacagtcattacgttttcactgcctctctgccaagggaatgttgtcaaccagtttttctgtgaaatcccccagatcctcaagctctcctgctcagcctcctacctcagggaagttgtggtgCTCctttttagtgtcagtttagtctttgggtgctttgttttcatagttgtgtcctatgtgcagatcttcatggccgtgctgaggatgccctctgagcagggacggcacaaagccttctccacgtgcctccctcacctggccgtggtctctctatttctcagcactgccttttttgcccacctgaagcccccctccatttcctccccactcctggatctgacagtggcacttctgtatgcagtggttccttcaacactgaaccctattatctacagcatgaggaacagggagatcaagcacgctctcagcaAGGTGTTGCAACATGCTCTATTCCAGCTCCCATAA